The DNA window CGTCCCAGCAGGTAGTCGACCTCGGCGCTGACCGGAGCCGGCACGACCAGCGGCCCGGCCCAGCTCGCCACCGTGTCGCGCACGGCCGCGTGGAGCGCGTCCCGGCGGTTGGCCAGCGCGACCAGTGGGGCCGCGTCAAGCAGCAGGGTCACCCGCCGAATCCGTCCAGCAGCTCCTCGTCGGGCAGGTCAGCGATCGATCCGGCGGGCCCGTCGGCCACGCCGGTGAGCGCGAGGTCGCGTCCACCGGCGGCCGCCGGCTGGTAGCTGGCGATCGCCTCGCGGATGATGGCGGACTGCGAGCGTCCCGTGACGGCCGCGAGGTGTCCCAGCCGTTCGCGCTCGGCGTCCGACAGGTAGACACTCGTCTTCTCCATGGACGTAGGGTAGCACGTAGGGTACCGGCGATGGCTACTGGACGTAGGGGCAGTGGCGGCAGCCCTGCTCGCAGCACCAGCCGCGCTCGGCGAGGAAGCCGGCGGTGAGGACGAGCAGCCCCGAGGCGGGATCCACGTAGCCGGCGTCCCCGGCGGCCAGCGCGGCGGCGTGCCCGGCGAGGATCGCGCCGCGCTGGGGATGCTCGGCAGCAAGGCGGTCCTGGTGGGGCTCGGTGAGCGGGCGGGCGGCGCGCCGGTGGGTGGCCATGCGGGGAATGGTAGGTGGACGCTGCACGGCGGGCCGGGCGGGCCGGGCGGGCCGGGCGCGCGGAGCCCGCGAGCGGGCGCCGGCACGGACACTGCACGGCGGGCCGGGCGGGCCGGGCGGGCCGGGCGGGCGGAGCCCGCGAGCGGGCGCCGGCACGGACGCTGCACGGCGGGCCGGGCGGGCGGAGCCGGCGGGCGCCGGCGCGTTACGCTCGCACGGCAAGCCGTCGAACGAGAGGAAGCCTGGTGGGACGTCGGGTCGTGTCACTGCTGCCGTCCACCACCGAGATCGTCGCGGCGCTCGGCCACGGCGACGCGCTGGTCGGGCGCAGCCACGAGTGCGACTTCCCGCCGGAGGTAGCGGACCTGCCGGTGATCAGCCGGCCACGCCGCGAGCCGGTGGGGACCTCGGGTGCGATCCACCGGGGTGTGGTGGAGCTGCTCGAGCAGGTGCTGTCGGTCTACGAGGTGGATCCCGACGGGCTGCGCGCGGCCGATCCCGACCTGATCATCACCCAGGACCTGTGCCGCGTCTGCGCCGTCCCCGAGGACGACGTCATGACGGCCGTCCGCGCCCACCTCGGCACCGAGGTCGAGGTGCTCACCTCCTCGCCGATGACCCTGGACGCGGTGCTCGCCGACGTCGTGCGCATCGGCGAGGCGCTCGACGATGCCGCCGCCGCCGACGGGCTGGCGGCCCGGATGCGCGCCGGATGGGACGAGCTGGCGGCGAGCGTGGCTGGCCTGGACCGTCCGCGGCTGGCGCTGCTGGAGTGGGCCGATCCGCTGATCGCCGGAGGCAACTGGGCCCCGGAGCTGGCCGAGATCGCCGGCGCCGACGCCGTGCTCGGCATCCGTGGGGGCCACTCACCGGTGGTGTCACCCGAGGCGCTGACCGAGGCCGACCCCGATGTGATCCTCGTCGCGCCCTGCGGCTACGATCTCGCCCGCACGCTGCAGGAGCGCGAGGTGCTCGCGCGCATCCCCGGCTGGCAGGACCTGTCCGCGGTGCGCGCCGGCCGGGTGGCGTGCGCGGACGGCTCGGCGTTCTTCAACCGCCCCGGCCCCCGGCTGGTGACCTCGGCGGCGATCATCACCGCGGTCGTCCACGGGATCGGTCCGGCCATGGACCTGGAAGGACGCACCTGGCAGCGCTGGACGTGACACCAGAGCGGGGCGGCGGCGGGTGCGTGCAGGAACAGGGCCATCGCACGGCCCTGATCCGCAACGCACCGCGCAAGGCGGGCGGGGCCGGCGGCGGGTGCGTGCAGGAACAGGGCCATCGCACGGCCCTGATCCGCAACGCACCGCGCAAGGCGGGTGGGGCGCGCGGCGCGGGGGTGGGGGGTGGGGCGCGCAAGGCGGGTGGGGCGCGGCGCGGGGGGCGCGTGGTTACCCGGACTGGCCGACCGCGAGGCTCTCGATGTTCACGGTGTCGGGGCGCACGGCCATGGTGAGCGTCACCGCGTCGGTGGCGACGGTGACGGTGAAGTGGCCGATGGTGCGCATGCGCACGTTCACCGACTCCACCGGGTGGCCGTTCAGGGCCTTCAGGGCGGTATTGACGTCGGCGACCTGCTTGGCCAGCTCGCGCCCGCGGGGGGTGCGGCGCAGCAGGTTGGTGAGAATGGTCTCGCCCTCGGCGCGGTAGAGCTGACGGGCGCGGGCGGTCTGCAGGGTGAGCTCGACCAGGGAGGCCAGCACCCCGGTCAGGTCGCCGGGGACGTCACCGCCGGACTCGACCGCCTCGCGCAGAGCCTCGTAGCGCTCGGCCCGGTCGCCGGTCAGCGCCGGCAGGATCATGCGCAGCTCGAGCTCGACGAGCTCGCGCTCGTCGTCGTTCAGCGTGACCGGCGGGGCGTCGGTCGCGGCCCCGTCGGCGGCGGCGGTGCCCTCGGTCGCGGCGCCGTCATCCGCGGTGCCGGACGCGCCGGGCTCAGTACCCGCTGTCATCGCCGTGCGCCTCGCCGAGGATGGCGTGGAACTCGTGCTCGAACCCGCCGGTCTCGATCGGGCAGTGCATACCGCACTCCTTGGGGGCGTTGGTCTCCCACCACCAGCGGCCGGCGCGGTCGGCCTCGCCCTCGGCGACCGGGCGGGTGCACGGCCCGCAGCCGATCGAGGTGTAGCCCTGGGCGTAGAGGGGGTGGGTCGGCACGCCCTGCTCGGCGATGTAGTCCCAGACCTCCTCCTTGGACCAGTCGGCCAGCGGGTTCAGCTTCACGATGCCGTCGTGGTCGTGGTCGAGCTCGACCTTCTTGATCGCCGCCCGCGAGGCCCACTGGTCACGGCGCAGTCCGGTGAACCAGGCGTCCAGGCCCTCCAGGGCCCGCAGCATCGGGCGCACCTTGCGGATCTGGCAGCACACCAGCCGCAGCGGCACGCTCTTGGTGAACGGGTCGGGGCCGTGGCGGTCGACCATGGCCTCGAGCTCGGCCTGGTCGGGTTCGAGCACCTCGACGTTGGCCTTGGGGTAGCGGGCGCGGATCTCGTCGAGGAACGTCAGCGTCTCCGGGGGCAGCCGACCGGTGTCGACGGTGACCACGCGGATGTCGGGTTTGACCCGGTAGGCCATGTCGAGCAGCGTCATCCCGTCGACCTGCAGCGCGGTGATGATCGCCAGGCGCTCCCCGAAGGTCTCCAGGGCCCACTCGATCACGTCCTCGGGCTCCTGGTCGTCGAGGTCGTTGGCGATCTCGCCGATCTCCAGGTCGTCCAGGACGACACGGTCCATCAGGTCTACGGGCACGGAGCACTCCTCTTGGATCGATGCGGAGGGGGTGGGGCGGGGGTGGGCTAGCCGCCGGCGAGGGCCGGCAGGATGGTGAGCTCCTGGCCGGGCTCCAGCGACGCGTCGAGGCCGCCCAGCGCGCGGATGTCGTCCTCGCCGATGTAGAGGTTCACCACCGGGTTGACCGAGCCGTCGGCCAGGCGCAGGTACTCCACGAGCTTGGGGTGCTCGGCGGCGAGCTCGTCGAGGATGGCCGTGACGTTCGACGCGGACACATGGATCTCGTCGGCGCCGTTGGACAACTCGATCAGGGTGCCGGGCACCCGCACGATCGGGCGGCCGTCGTCGTCCTCGGCCTCGCCGGCCTCGGGGAACGCGATGGCCTGCAGCTGGTCGTCGGTGCGGTCGTCGCACCAGTCGCGGAACGTGTAGCCGCCGCCGTGGCCGTTACGGGCGGACTTCTCGGCGAGCCACCCGCCGACCAGGCGCACCATCACCCCGTCGAGGTCGTCGGTGGGGATGCGGCGCAGCAGCGGCTTGCCGATCGCGGCGTTGACGCCGAGGCCGCCGCGCAGCGTGACGTCGTAGGCCTCGACGCGCTGCTTGGTGCCGGGCACCGTCGTGGTGGTGCCCTGCAGCCCGATGTCGCCGACCCAGTGGTGGGCGCACGAGTGCGGGCAGCCGTCCATGAAGATCTTGAGGGGGTTGACGTCGGCGCCGAAGCGCTCGTCGAGCAGCTCCAGCACCTCGTCGAGCTTGCCCTTGGTCTCGGCCACCGAGTAGTTGCAGAACTTGTGGCTGGTGCACGCCACCGAGTTGCCGTACACGGCGTTGCGGGTGGCGGGGAAGCCGATCGTGTGCAGCCGGGTCAGCAGGCCGCCCACCTCGCCGGCGGGGACGTTGCCGACGATGAAGTTCTGCTGGCGGGTGAGGCGGATGTCGCCGCCGACGGCCTCGACCGCGTCGGCGATGTCGCCCATCTGCTCGCCGCTCATCCACCCCATCGGCACCGACAGCCCGATGTAGGCGCGCCCGTCGGCCTGGTGGTGCAGGCCGAGGTGGTCGTGGCCGGGCTCGGGGTCGGGGGCGGCGCAGTCGTCGAGGGTGCGCCCGAGACGCTCCTCGACCAGGGCGCGGAAGCCCTCCGGGCCGACGTCGTCCATCATGAACTTGATGCGCGCCTTGGCCCGGCTGACCCGGTACTTGGGGTCGGACTGCCAGGCGTCGGTGACCGCGCGCAGCACCTCGATGGTGTCCTCGGTGGGCACGAACACGCCGAGGTCGCGCGACAGGCGCGGGGTGCTGGACAGGCCGCCGCCGACACGCAGCGCGAAGCCCTCGCGGCCGTCCTTGATCACGCCCACGAGCGCGACGTCGGAGATCTCCGGCGCGTTGCACTGGCCGGGGCAGGCGCTGATCGTGAACTTGTGCTTGCGGGGCAGGTTCGAGTACGCGCGGTTGCCGTAGAAGTAGCGGGCGACGTCGGCGATCACGGGGGTGACGTCGAACAGCTCGTCCTTGGCGATGCCGGCCACCGGGCAGCCGGTGATGTTGCGGACGGTGTCGCCCTCCCCCCCGACGGTGGTCAGGCCCGTGGCCTGGACCGCGGCGATGACCTCGGGCAGCTGGTCCAGGCGCACCCAGTGCAGCTGCAGGCCCTGGCGGGTGGTCAGCTCGCCGTAGTCACGGCCGAGGTCCTTGCTGATCTCGCCCACGCCGCGCAGCTGCGCGGGCGTGAGCAGGCCCCCCGAGACCTTGATGCGCACCATGAAGGTGCCGATCTTGGGCTTGTCGTGGGTGAGACCCCACCAGTTGAGGCGGACGATGTCCTCCTCGGGCACGGCCTCGTAGCCCATCGCGATCAACTGGGGCAGCTCGTCGACGATGTCCAGGGGGAACTTCTCCGCCTTCAGGCGCTCGATCGAGTTGCGTCGCTGCACGAGCTCCCAGGTCGGCTTCTCCCTGCGTCGCCGCACCGGTGTCGTGGTCATGGGTCCTCCTACTACGGGCTGCTACGGGTTGACTGGTGCCGATAGTGCACGGCCGCGGCCCGCGTGCCCGCACCCAACCTGGGGTATTTACCGAAACAACTCCGGGAAACCGGCAGGCCGGGGTCCCGCGGGGGGCCCGTGGTGGGGGACCGGGCAGGCCGGGCGGCGCGAGTGCCCGCACGCCGGCGCAGGCAACAGGACAAACACCGAGCTCCGGGGCGACCCGGGACGGCGCCGCTACACGTCCGCGGCGGAGCCGGACTTCTTCGGCTTGGCGCCCCGGCCGCTGCCGTTGGCGTTGCCGTTGCCGCTGCCGCTGCCCTCCGGCGGGGTGCCGTAGCCGTACCCGTAGCCGTAGCGGTAGTCGCCGTAGGAGTAGGAGGCCGAGCGGGGGTCCGCGCGGTTGAACACGTAGCCGAGCACCGGCGTGCCGACGAACGCGAGGCGCTCGCGAACCTCTTCGAGCCGGCTGAGCGCCGTGCCCCGCTTGACCACGACGACGATCCCGTCGGCCTGGCCCGCGATCGCCGAGGTGTCCGACACGGCCAGCACCGGGGGGGTGTCGATGATGACGAGGTCGGCGCGCTCGCGGATGCGGCTCATGGCCTTGCGGAAGCTCGGCGTGCGGTAGAAACCCGCGGCGTCGTGAGAGGGCGTGCCGACGGGCACGAACGTGAACTCGCTGTCGGTGGCGTCGAGCTTGGCGACGCACCCGTCGAAGGGCACCGCGTCGTCGGCCAGGTCGGTCAGGCCGGGCTTGGACGCGACCTCGGTCAGCCGGGTCAGGCCCCGGGCACGCTGGTCGCCGTCGGTCAGCAGCACCCGCCGGCCGTCGCGCGCGGCGGCCACCGCGAGGTTCAGGGCGGTGACGGTCTTGCCGTCGCCGGGCCCCGCGCTGGTGACCACCACGGTGGTCCCACCGCTGCGCTCCAGGGCGTACTCCAGCGAGGCGACCACGAACTGGTAGGCCTCGGCGGGCGAGGAGTGCGGGGACGTGCGCGTGGGGTCCACGCCGGTGACCCCGGCGGACTTGAAGTCGGGGATCTGGCCGAGCAGCGGCGCGCGCAGGACCGGTGCGGCGTCCTGGCGGCGGTCGGCGCTCTGGGTGTGCTCGGCGCGCCACCAGGAGAACGCGGCGGCGGCCAGGAGGCCGAGCACGGCGGCGACGGCGGCGTTGCGCACCGGCTGGGGCTGGGCCGGCGATCCCGGCGGCTCCGCCTCCTGGAAGCTGCTGATCCCGTCGCCGCGCAGCTCCGCGTCGGTGCTGATCTGGCGGGCCAGGCGGTCGGCGTCGACCAGGTCGCGCACCGCGCTCTCGCGTTCGGCCTGCAGCAGCGGGTTGTCCGGCTGCGCGGCCAGCGCCCCCTCGAGCCGGGCGACCTCGGCCTCCAGCTCCGAGCGGGACTCGGTGAGCTCGCTGACGGCCCGCTCGGCGGTGTCCTGCACGTCCTCGCGCGACAGCTCGCCGTAGGCCTGGGCGACGGCGTTGGCCAGCAGCGCCGCCCCTTCCGGGGAGGGTGCCCGCGCACTGACCGTGAGCACGTCGACGTCGACCGAGGGCCGGGCCTGCACCTGCTCGCCGACGGCCTGCTCGGTCAGCTGCGAGTCGAGCAGCTGCGCGGCCCGAGCCGCGACCTGCGGGGAGTTCGCCGCCTCCGCCTGGTTGCGCACGTAGCGGTCCCCGCCGGCGGCGGCGGAGCTCTGGCGGTCGCCGAACACCCCGCTGGAACCCGGGGCCTCCAGCAGCAGGCGCGCCTCCGCCTCGTACATGGTGGGTTGCAGGTAGGAGGCGGCGAAGCCGCTCAGCCCGGCCAGGACGGTCACGGCGAGGACCAGCCACCGGTAGCGCCAGACCGACTCGAGCAGGTCGGGGCCGGTGGCCCAGTCCTGCTGGGGGTCTTCGGCGGTCGTCGGGTCCACGGTGGGTGACTCTCTCACTCGGCGGGTTGACGGGGCAGAGAGCCCCATCCTACGGGGTGGCGGGGCGCAGCGACACACTGCACCCCTGTCCCCTCAGTCACTCGGCCTCGACCGTGTCGCCTTGGCGGGCTCAGGCGCTGAGCTCGGCCTGGTTGCGCCGGCGTGCCACGCCCAGCGCGCCGCCACCGGCGGCGAGCAGGCCCGCCGCCAGACCCAGCGCGAGCAGCGCGTCCCCACCGGTGCGGGGCAGGCGCGGCGCGGGCACGGCCCGGGGTGGGGTGACTCCCGTGGTCGGCGGGGTGACCCCCGTCGCGGCGACGACCTCGAGCGCCAGGTCCACGTTGGTCTGCACGTTCTGCCGGTTCAGGCCCGACATGCGCAGCGTGTGCGGTCCCGGCGCGGTGCTGGCCGGGATCGTGAACCCCTCGGTCAGGCGCCCCTGCGCGTCGGTGACCGTCGTGCCCAGCACCACCGGCGTGGAGAACAGCGTCCCGGTCACCGGGGTGTTGGCCGCCCAGGTCACGCACGACACGGTGACGGCGTCACCAGCCTCCACGACGCTGTCGCTCAGCGTGCACTCCGGAGCCGCCGGCGGGTAGGCGTCCTGGGCCGCGGCGGGCAGCGTCATGAGCGTGAGCAGGAGTCCGGCCGCGAGGCCGATGGTGATGAGCTTTCGCATGGGTTCGTCCCTTGCCATTGCGGACCGTGTGTGTGCGTACCAGCGGTGCAGCAGGACCGATACCCTCCGTCACCTTCTCAGGGACGAGCGCCGGTACCCGCCATTTCCGCACGAAGTCTCCCACCTCGGGCAGACCGGCGCAAGCGTCAGCCCCCCAGCGCACTGGGGGGCTGATGGAAGCGTCAGGGCGTTGCGGGCGCTCGGTCGTCTCCGCAGCGCCCGTGCCGCCCGTGGCTCAGGCGCTGAGCTCGGCCTGGTTGCGCCGGCGTGCCACGCCCAGCGCGCCGCCACCGGCGGCGAGCAGGCCCGCCGCCAGACCCAGCGCGAGCAGCGCGTCCCCACCGGTGCGGGGCAGGCCCGGTGCGGACACGACCCGTGGCGGTGACACGACCCGTGGCGGTGCCACGACGCCGTCAGCCGGTCCAGGGATGGTGACGACGAGGTCGAGGTTGGTCAGCACGCCCTCCGCGTTCAGGCCCGATAGGCGCAGCGTGTGGGTACCAGGTGGGAGATCAGCAGGGATCTCGAACGACCCTTCCAGACGCCCCTGCGCGTCGGTGATCAGCGTGCCGAGCACCCGCCCCGCCAAGGTCGCGGTGACCGGGGTGTTGGGCGCCCAGCCTCCGCACGACACGTTGATCGAGCTGACGGTCACGTTGCACGTCGGCGCCGCCGGCGGATAGGCGTCCTGGGCTGCAGCGGGCAGCGCCATGAGGGCCAGCAGCATGGCTGCTGCGATCCCGACGCCGAAGGTCTTACGCATGTCTGGTCCTTTACCTGGTGGTCGATGGTCCCGCGCTGTGCGGACCGTCCTTGCAGTCCCCTGCAACCCCCGCACCGAGCCGGTTCGGGTGACAGCAAACATCTGGTCGTCGGGGAGTCTGTCACAACCGGCACGCCCGGCGCAAGCACGTTGTTCTGGTGAACAGGGTCATCCCTGCGCCCAGCGCAGCAGGCGGGGCCGGCGCCGGCGGTGCCGGGGGCCGTTCCCCCCGCTGGTGTGGCGCCCGGGGGCGGGGGTCTTGGCGAGCAGCACGACCCCCACCGTCAGCAGGGCACCGGCGACGGCCACGAGCGGCATGAGGTCCAGGCCGGTGACCGGGAGCGCCCGCGTGGGCGTCGGGGGCGGTGGCGGTGGGGATGGCGGCACCGCCGCCACCTCCTCGGCCGGGACGATGGTGATGACAGCGTCGTCCTCGTCGGTGGCCTGCCGGCCCTCCTCGTCCTCGGCGACCACGGTGATCACGTCGGTCTCGCTGTCGCCGGCATCGCCGGTGAAGGTGACGGTGAACTCGCAGGTGTAGGTGCCGCCATCGGCCGCCAGGGTCGCCCCGACGGCGCAGGTGCCCTGGCCGTCGAGATCGCCGTGGACGTCGTCGACCAGGCTGGTGATGGTGACGGGTTGGTCACCGCGATTGGTGACGGTCAGCGTGAACGTGAACTCCCCACCGGGGACGGGCAGCTCGGTCGGGGAGGCGGTCTTGTCCACGGCGATCACCGGGGGTGCGGGCAGGACCAGGGCGACGGTGGCGTCGTCGTCGGCCTGGGCCTGCTGGCCGAACTCGTCCACGGCCGTCGCGGTGACCACGTCCGTCTGCTGGTCGCCGGGGTTGCCGGTGAAGTCGCCGTCGAACGCGCAGGTGAACGTCGCACCGGGGGCCAGCGCGGTGCCGACCGCCCCCGCGCAGGTGTTGTTGGCGACGTTCGGGTTGGCCGCGTCGTCCAGGTCGCCGTAGATGTCGTCGGTGAGGGCGGTGATCGTCACCGGGTTGACACCGGTGTTGGTCACCTCGACGTCGAAGGTGAACGTGCCCGTCGGTGCGGGCTGCTGCAGGGGGTCGGCGGTCTTGACCACGTCGATGGTCGGCGGCGGCTGCACCTGGAACATCTCCAGCGGGTCGCCGCAGCCGATCGCGACGGTGATGTCCGCGTAGTTGTTGTCGCCCGACTCGAAGGTCGCGACCCAGTTGTACAGACCCCGATCGTTGAGCGGGCCGCTGGAGGACGAGGTCGCCTGCCCCGTGCCGGGGTCGATGGCGACGGACTGCGGGCCGAAGGCGGAGGGTCCCGTGCAGGTCGCGTCGGGATCGGGCCCGATCAGCTCGAACGTCACCGTGCCGGTCGGGTCGGGGTTGGTGTTGGGGTCCGCCCGGGTGACGGTCGCGGTGTCGGTGGAGTCCTGCCCGGGCGCGATCGGGCTCGTGCCGGCATCCATGTTCGGGTCGGAGACGGTGGCGAGGTTCACCTGCCCGGGGTGGAGGGTGACATCACGGGTGTTGCCGCCGAAGGCCGTCGTGCCCGGGTTGACCACGTCCTCGGCCTGCGCGTCCGCGCCCCAATTGGTCTGCACCCCGTCCATGGCGGGGTTGCGGTCGAAGGTGGGCACACCGGTGACCTCGTCGATCTGCCAATTGATCGTGCAGGTGCGATCTACCTCGGGACCGGACGCCGGGCCCAGGAGCACCTGGGACTGGGGCGTGAGCGTGTGACGACCGTTCGGGCCCTCGTCGACGGTGAACGCGACGCCCGCGCACGTGGTGCCCGCCGCGCCGACCGGGGTGGGGGCGAGGTCGAACACGTCGGTCTGGGCGTCGTCGGCGTCACACTCGGTGCCGACGAGGTTGTCGCAGGCCGGGGTCATGCGCACGCGCTGGAGCTCGTAGGTGCGCCCCTCGTCCCCTGCGTCCGAGATATTGCGCACGGTGAGCGTGAAGGGGATGTTGGTGTCCCCCAATTCCGTTTCGGTGGGGAAGGTGTCCAGCAGCAGCAGGGCCGGCGTGGCATGCGCCGGTCCGGCCACGAACAGGCTCACGAGCATGGCCGCGGCGACGACGCCCGCGCGGGTACGGCCCCGTGCCCGCTCAGCGGTCAGCATCCGGCTGGTGCGTGGTGCGCGGTGCTGCCCCCTGCGGGAGACCATGATGCTCATCTATGTGCCCTCCGTGACTTGAACGGCGTACCAAAAGACCGGCGCAGCCGATGGCTGTTCCGGTCTCATGTCCCATGGAACTTCAGTGCTGGCCCAGTGCATTCATCATCCCCGTTACTGTCAGTCGCTCACGCAACCTACTCGACACAAGCGCCTTCATACAACAAAAGTCACGGGTCGTGCGTGAGGCGGCCCCGATCCCCGCCTTGTGGGGCTGCTGTGGCTAGAGAGGCCAGACGAGGGGTACGACGATCAGTGTGACGGCCATAACCAGCAGCGTGAGGGGGAATCCCAGGCGGGCGTAGTCGGTGAACCGATAGCCCCCGAGGCCGTAGACCATGGTGTTGGTCTGGTAGCCGATAGGGGTGAGAAACGACGCGCTGGCCGCCACGGCCACCGCGATCGCAAAGCCCCGGGGGTCCGCGCCGGCGGTGTCGGCGGCGGCGACCGCCACCGGGAACATGAGCACGGCGGCGGCGTTGTTGGTGATCAGCTCCGTCAGCACGATCGTGGCCACGATCACCCCGGCCAGGGCCCCGACGGTGCCCCACACCCCGAGGCCGTCGACCAGCAGCGCGGCCAGCGAGTCCGCCAGGCCCGTGGTGGCCACCGCCGCACCGAGCCCGAACGCCGCGGCGATGATCACGATCACGTTCAGGTCGACGGCGTCGCGCGCCTCGCGGGTGGTCAGGCACCCGCTGGCCACCAGCGCGAACGCCGCGAGCAGCGCGGCGTGCAGGATCGGCATGACCCCCAGTCCGGCCAGGGCCACCATGGCGGCGGCGATCCCCCCGACCAGCGGCGCCTTGCGGGTGCGCAGCGGAGGTGTCCCGCCCATGGCGGAGACCAGCAGGAAATCGCGCGACTCGCGCCAGCGGGTGTAGAAGCTGCGGTCGGCGAGCAGCAGCAGCGTGTCGCCGGCGCGCAGGCGCACCGCGCCGAGCTTGGCGTCCACCCGCTCGCCGGCCCGGTGGATCGCCAGGACCACCGCGTCGTAGCGGCCCCGGAACCCGACCTCGGCCAGGGTGGCCCCCACCAGCGGCGACCCCTGCCCGAGCACCGCCTCGAAGAACCCCTGGCGGGTCTCCCTCAACCCCTCCAGGTGGTGCTCCTCGGTGGAGACGAGCCCCCGGGTGGCCTGCAGGTCCACGACCAGGTCGACGTTGCCGACGAATGTCAGGACGTCCTCGCCCGCCAGCACCCGGTCGGGCTGCACGGGCACGATGACCTCCTCGCCGCGGTCGATGCGCGCCAGGTACACCCCCTGGAGGTGGCGCAGGCCGGCCCCTTCCACGGTGGCGCCGTCAAGCGGGCCGCCCGGGACCACCCGCATGGCCACGCTGAACTCCCGCACGGTCTCGGTGAAGGTGTGCAGCGCCGCCTGGCGGTCGGGCAGCAGACGGGGCGCGGCCAGGACGAGCAGCGCCAACCCGGCCAGCATGATCGGCAGGCCCACCCGGGTGATCTCGAACATGCCGATGGGTGGCCGGCCACTCGCCTCGAGCAGCCCCGAGACCACCAGGTTGGTGGACGTGCCCACCGCGGTGACGGTCCCGCCGAGGATGGCCGCGAACGACAGAGGCATGAGCAGGGGCGACGCCGACTCGCCCCGGCGTGCGGCCCACGCGGCGACCTGCGGTGCGGTCATCGCCACGATCGGGGTGTTGTTGAGCACCGAGGACGCCAGCGCCGCCGGCCCGGCCAGCCTGGCCAACCGCCGCCGGGTGCCCGGCCGCACCCGGGGCCGGCCTGACGTCGCCGGGGGATCGTCGCTGCCGTTGCCGTTGCCGTTGCCGTTGCCCGCCATGACCCGCGCCA is part of the Egibacteraceae bacterium genome and encodes:
- a CDS encoding SLC13 family permease, whose amino-acid sequence is MTAQAWLTLAVVAGTVGLLARNVVSPALAVLGATVFLMLVGVIDAEQAFSGFANPAPISVAALYVLARAVEVTGALDPVLARVMAGNGNGNGNGSDDPPATSGRPRVRPGTRRRLARLAGPAALASSVLNNTPIVAMTAPQVAAWAARRGESASPLLMPLSFAAILGGTVTAVGTSTNLVVSGLLEASGRPPIGMFEITRVGLPIMLAGLALLVLAAPRLLPDRQAALHTFTETVREFSVAMRVVPGGPLDGATVEGAGLRHLQGVYLARIDRGEEVIVPVQPDRVLAGEDVLTFVGNVDLVVDLQATRGLVSTEEHHLEGLRETRQGFFEAVLGQGSPLVGATLAEVGFRGRYDAVVLAIHRAGERVDAKLGAVRLRAGDTLLLLADRSFYTRWRESRDFLLVSAMGGTPPLRTRKAPLVGGIAAAMVALAGLGVMPILHAALLAAFALVASGCLTTREARDAVDLNVIVIIAAAFGLGAAVATTGLADSLAALLVDGLGVWGTVGALAGVIVATIVLTELITNNAAAVLMFPVAVAAADTAGADPRGFAIAVAVAASASFLTPIGYQTNTMVYGLGGYRFTDYARLGFPLTLLVMAVTLIVVPLVWPL